One stretch of Miscanthus floridulus cultivar M001 chromosome 18, ASM1932011v1, whole genome shotgun sequence DNA includes these proteins:
- the LOC136520898 gene encoding probable LRR receptor-like serine/threonine-protein kinase At4g37250 codes for MDARRRGSARGAPAVTGAVGWLLLLASLCTGACGLNADGLLLMAFKNAVTADPLGALAGWTYSDAAPCAWNGVVCNGFPQPNAAAARAAVNVTSASADGNGNSAPAPARNATAAAAGGLGASLAAATVSRVISLVLPNAQLSGTLPPDLGRVEHLRHLDLSGNSFSGGLPATLLNATELRVLSLAGNAVSGELPDSGASYARGLQELNLSGNALAGNLPAALCRLPSLVVLGLQGNRLGGELPIGGLGTLELVDLSGNGFNGSLPSDFGGARLRLLNVSSNKLAGAVPTELAALVPANGTVDLSRNNFTGAIPQAGPFAAQPAAAYEGNPNLCGPPLKQACSIPSSLSNPPNATDSPPAFAAIPKNPARAPPGAPGQLPSGQDKLPPAAIVAIVVGDIAGVGLLFMLFMYAYHVRKKRRQRREENPTPPLQLKSARGIDGDVKTLDIAGGKEEKASTSTGCCIGRRNDGSDSSEYSASSDGDSDDEEDLKKRGSFICRSTPQEHGGSKKHNLPQQQQAAPAPVTLVTVDGDSELEMETLLKASAYILGATGSSIVYRAVLADGTTLAVRRIGESGGAEKLKDFEAQVRAVARFRHPNILRLRGFYWGADEKLLIHDYAPNCSLANIAFSRRFGSSSPLHLSLEARLRIARGVARGLAYIHEKKGVHGNLKPSNILLGADMEPWIGDLGLDRLLSGEAASHYRAGASARLFGSKRSMHSTSSLPDLSQMPGPGASPCGSASAAAGAAAASSSSSAPAPYQAPECLKNLRPTAKWDVYAFGMVLLELLSGRVYSEVELCQWHAGLVAAEEHGRVLRMADPTLRGEADGREDALLACFRLAFACCDMAPGKRPSMRDAVMVLERTAAAPSAAASSSGAAVP; via the exons ATGGatgcgcggaggaggggcagcgCGAGAGGTGCCCCAGCTGTGACGGGAGCGGTGGGGTGGCTGCTACTTCTTGCCTCGCTTTGCACCGGCGCGTGCGGCCTCAATGCCGACGGGTTGCTCCTCATGGCCTTCAAGAACGCGGTCACGGCGGATCCGCTGGGCGCGCTGGCCGGCTGGACCTACAGCGACGCCGCGCCGTGCGCCTGGAACGGCGTCGTCTGCAACGGCTTCCCGCagcccaacgccgccgccgcgcgggcgGCGGTGAACGTGACCTCGGCTTCCGCCGACGGCAACGGCAACTCTGCTCCCGCGCCGGCGCGCAACgccaccgcggcggcggcgggcggcctcGGCGCGTCGCTGGCGGCGGCCACGGTGTCGCGGGTCATCAGCCTCGTGCTCCCCAACGCGCAGCTCTCGGGCACGCTGCCGCCGGACCTCGGCCGCGTCGAGCACCTGCGCCACCTCGACCTCTCCGGGAACAGCTTCAGCGGCGGCCTGCCGGCCACGCTGCTCAACGCCACCGAGCTCCGCGTGCTCTCGCTCGCGGGCAACGCCGTCTCCGGCGAGCTCCCGGACTCGGGGGCGTCCTACGCGCGCGGGCTCCAGGAGCTCAACCTCTCGGGCAACGCGCTCGCGGGCAACCTCCCCGCCGCGCTGTGCAGGCTGCCGAGCCTCGTCGTGCTGGGGCTCCAAGGCAACCGCCTCGGCGGCGAGCTCCCCATCGGGGGCCTCGGGACGTTGGAGCTCGTTGACCTCAGCGGCAACGGATTCAACGGCTCCCTCCCGTCGGACTTCGGCGGGGCACGGCTGCGCCTGCTCAACGTCTCGTCGAACAAGCTCGCCGGCGCGGTGCCGACCGAGCTGGCCGCGCTCGTCCCCGCGAACGGGACGGTGGACCTGTCGCGGAACAACTTCACCGGGGCGATCCCACAGGCCGGCCCGTTCGCCGCGCAGCCGGCGGCGGCGTACGAGGGCAACCCGAACCTGTGCGGGCCGCCGCTGAAGCAGGCCTGCTCCATCCCGTCGTCGCTGTCGAACCCTCCCAACGCCACCGACTCGCCGCCGGCGTTCGCGGCCATCCCCAAGAACCCCGCTCGCGCCCCGCCGGGAGCCCCGGGGCAGCTGCCGAGCGGGCAGGATAAGCTTCCTCCCGCGGCCATCGTGGCCATCGTCGTCGGGGACATCGCTGGCGTCGGGCTCCTCTTCATGCTGTTCATGTACGCGTACCACGTCAGGAAGAAGAGGCGGCAGCGTCGGGAGGAAAACCCAACGCCGCCGCTGCAGCTGAAGAGCGCGCGAGGAATCGACGGCGACGTCAAGACGCTTGACATCGCCGGAGGCAAAGAGGAGAAGGCGTCCACGTCGACGGGATGCTGCATTGGCCGCAGGAACGACGGCTCGGACAGCTCCGAGTACTCCGCGTCGTCGGACGGCGattccgacgacgaggaggaccTCAAGAAGAGGGGAAGCTTCATCTGCCGGAGCACCCCGCAGGAGCACGGCGGCAGCAAGAAGCACAACCTgccccagcagcagcaggcggcccCCGCGCCTGTGACGCTGGTGACGGTCGACGGCGACAGCGAGCTCGAGATGGAGACGCTGCTCAAGGCGTCGGCCTACATCCTCGGCGCCACGGGCTCGAGCATCGTGTACAGGGCCGTGCTCGCCGACGGCACCACGCTGGCCGTCCGCCGCATCGGCGAGAGCGGCGGCGCCGAAAAGCTCAAGGACTTCGAGGCGCAGGTGCGCGCCGTCGCCCGGTTCCGACACCCCAACATCCTCCGGCTGCGCGGCTTCTACTGGGGCGCCGACGAGAAGCTCCTCATCCACGACTACGCCCCCAATTGCAGCCTCGCCAACATCGCGTTCAGCA GGCGGTTCGGGTCGTCGTCGCCGCTGCACCTGAGCCTGGAGGCGCGGCTGCGGATTGCGCGCGGCGTGGCGCGCGGGCTGGCGTACATCCACGAGAAGAAGGGCGTGCACGGCAACCTGAAGCCGAGCAACATCCTGCTGGGCGCCGACATGGAGCCCTGGATCGGGGACCTCGGCCTGGACAGGCTGCTGTCGGGCGAGGCGGCGTCGCACTACCGCGCGGGCGCGTCGGCGCGGCTGTTCGGGAGCAAGCGGTCGATGCACTCGACGAGCAGCCTGCCGGACCTGTCCCAGATGCCCGGGCCGGGCGCGAGCCCCTGCGGGTCGGCGTCCGCCGCTGCCGGGGCGGcggccgcgtcgtcgtcgtcgtcggccccGGCGCCGTACCAGGCGCCCGAGTGCCTGAAGAACCTGCGGCCCACGGCCAAGTGGGACGTGTACGCCTTCGGCATGGTGCTGCTTGAGCTGCTCTCCGGGCGGGTCTACTCGGAGGTGGAGCTGTGCCAGTGGCACGCGGGGCTGGTGGCCGCCGAGGAGCACGGCCGCGTGCTCCGGATGGCCGACCCCACGCTCCGCGGCGAGGCCGACGGCAGGGAGGACGCGCTGCTGGCGTGCTTCAGGCTCGCCTTCGCGTGCTGCGACATGGCGCCCGGCAAGCGGCCCTCCATGAGGGACGCCGTGATGGTGCTCGAGCGGACGGCGGCAGCGCCCAGCGCTGCGGCGAGCAGCAGCGGCGCCGCCGTTCCCTGA
- the LOC136519738 gene encoding transcription termination factor MTERF6, chloroplastic/mitochondrial-like isoform X1 produces MLASICRRRLLRLRQIPSAAGINPIQPNPSDALLSHGCSSAALAGVPVSKPCPTTISYLISCGLSPAAASACKSRIRSTAKADAVRALLRSYGFTDADITDVVRRHTSILTLDPDRILRPKLDLFASLRVKPRRLANAPSLLACSLDKHLLPCIQFLRGIIGVDSDVGSAICRAPRALQVNLDKRMRPVVDALRRLGLPDKSISKLLTIDMTVLTISIDRITQIFDDVKVLGLGVTDTGFVYCISLFCNLSRETWLRKVALYRSFGVSEGDLQKAIKRQPSILHFSDESIKKKLRFFLDDLKFELSEVMERPVLMAYSLEKTIIPRCAVISVLMRERKIGPNIKLRSALLGSAKVFSERCAGLGPKQGWDVQPKEACRTLLSNNFNLYFDIKNLDSILK; encoded by the exons ATGTTGGCTTCCATCTGCCGGCGGCGGCTCCTCCGCCTCCGCCAAATCCCCTCCGCCGCCGGCATAAACCCCATCCAGCCCAACCCCAGCGACGCCCTCCTCTCCCACGGCTGCTCCTCAGCTGCCCTCGCGGGCGTCCCCGTCTCCAAGCCCTGCCCAACCACCATCTCCTACCTCATCTCCTGCGGGCTCTCCCCCGCCGCCGCGTCCGCCTGCAAGAGCCGCATCCGCTCGACCGCCAAGGCTGACGCCGTCCGCGCGCTCCTCCGCAGCTACGGCTTCACTGACGCGGACATCACCGATGTAGTCCGCAGGCATACATCGATCCTCACCCTCGACCCTGACCGGATCCTCCGGCCTAAGCTCGATCTTTTCGCTTCCCTCCGCGTCAAGCCGCGGAGGCTCGCCAACGCGCCGAGCCTCCTCGCGTGCAGCCTCGACAAGCACCTCCTGCCCTGCATCCAGTTCCTCCGCGGCATCATCGGCGTCGACAGCGACGTCGGTTCCGCCATCTGCCGGGCCCCACGCGCCCTCCAGGTCAACCTGGACAAGAGAATGCGCCCGGTCGTGGACGCCCTCCGCCGACTCGGCCTCCCCGACAAGTCCATCTCCAAGCTCCTCACCATCGACATGACTGTGCTCACAATTTCGATCGACCGTATAACCCAGATCTTTGATGACGTCAAGGTGCTTGGCCTGGGCGTAACAGACACGGGCTTTGTCTACTGCATCAGCCTGTTCTGCAACCTCAGTAGGGAAACGTGGCTGCGAAAGGTGGCCCTGTACCGGAGCTTCGGCGTTTCTGAGGGCGACCTCCAAAAGGCGATCAAGAGGCAACCCTCGATACTGCACTTCTCTGATGAGAGCATAAAGAAGAAGCTCCGGTTCTTCCTGGATGACTTGAAGTTCGAACTAAGCGAGGTAATGGAGCGACCTGTGCTTATGGCGTATAGCTTGGAGAAGACCATCATACCAAGGTGTGCCGTGATAAGCGTTTTGATGAGGGAGAGAAAGATTGGCCCCAACATCAAGTTACGTTCAGCATTGCTTGGTAGTGCCAAGGTTTTCTCCGAAAG GTGTGCAGGCTTAGGGCCCAAGCAAGGATGGGATGTGCAGCCCAAGGAGGCCTGCCGTACCCTATTGTCTAACAATTTTAACCTCTATTTTGACATAAAAAATCTGGACAGCATTTTGAAATGA
- the LOC136519738 gene encoding transcription termination factor MTERF6, chloroplastic/mitochondrial-like isoform X2 → MLASICRRRLLRLRQIPSAAGINPIQPNPSDALLSHGCSSAALAGVPVSKPCPTTISYLISCGLSPAAASACKSRIRSTAKADAVRALLRSYGFTDADITDVVRRHTSILTLDPDRILRPKLDLFASLRVKPRRLANAPSLLACSLDKHLLPCIQFLRGIIGVDSDVGSAICRAPRALQVNLDKRMRPVVDALRRLGLPDKSISKLLTIDMTVLTISIDRITQIFDDVKVLGLGVTDTGFVYCISLFCNLSRETWLRKVALYRSFGVSEGDLQKAIKRQPSILHFSDESIKKKLRFFLDDLKFELSEVMERPVLMAYSLEKTIIPRCAVISVLMRERKIGPNIKLRSALLGSAKVFSERYVLRHAQDVPDVVKAYEGKIAFEGFRDRDVLVPLKP, encoded by the coding sequence ATGTTGGCTTCCATCTGCCGGCGGCGGCTCCTCCGCCTCCGCCAAATCCCCTCCGCCGCCGGCATAAACCCCATCCAGCCCAACCCCAGCGACGCCCTCCTCTCCCACGGCTGCTCCTCAGCTGCCCTCGCGGGCGTCCCCGTCTCCAAGCCCTGCCCAACCACCATCTCCTACCTCATCTCCTGCGGGCTCTCCCCCGCCGCCGCGTCCGCCTGCAAGAGCCGCATCCGCTCGACCGCCAAGGCTGACGCCGTCCGCGCGCTCCTCCGCAGCTACGGCTTCACTGACGCGGACATCACCGATGTAGTCCGCAGGCATACATCGATCCTCACCCTCGACCCTGACCGGATCCTCCGGCCTAAGCTCGATCTTTTCGCTTCCCTCCGCGTCAAGCCGCGGAGGCTCGCCAACGCGCCGAGCCTCCTCGCGTGCAGCCTCGACAAGCACCTCCTGCCCTGCATCCAGTTCCTCCGCGGCATCATCGGCGTCGACAGCGACGTCGGTTCCGCCATCTGCCGGGCCCCACGCGCCCTCCAGGTCAACCTGGACAAGAGAATGCGCCCGGTCGTGGACGCCCTCCGCCGACTCGGCCTCCCCGACAAGTCCATCTCCAAGCTCCTCACCATCGACATGACTGTGCTCACAATTTCGATCGACCGTATAACCCAGATCTTTGATGACGTCAAGGTGCTTGGCCTGGGCGTAACAGACACGGGCTTTGTCTACTGCATCAGCCTGTTCTGCAACCTCAGTAGGGAAACGTGGCTGCGAAAGGTGGCCCTGTACCGGAGCTTCGGCGTTTCTGAGGGCGACCTCCAAAAGGCGATCAAGAGGCAACCCTCGATACTGCACTTCTCTGATGAGAGCATAAAGAAGAAGCTCCGGTTCTTCCTGGATGACTTGAAGTTCGAACTAAGCGAGGTAATGGAGCGACCTGTGCTTATGGCGTATAGCTTGGAGAAGACCATCATACCAAGGTGTGCCGTGATAAGCGTTTTGATGAGGGAGAGAAAGATTGGCCCCAACATCAAGTTACGTTCAGCATTGCTTGGTAGTGCCAAGGTTTTCTCCGAAAGGTACGTCTTGAGGCATGCTCAGGATGTGCCAGATGTTGTTAAGGCATATGAGGGTAAAATTGCATTTGAAGGATTTAGGGATCGGGATGTTTTAGTTCCACTGAAGCCCTGA